Part of the Capsicum annuum cultivar UCD-10X-F1 chromosome 12, UCD10Xv1.1, whole genome shotgun sequence genome is shown below.
tattaaataactatataaagtgtatatactcaaatttatatattaaaatataattaataagattaatttgttaaaatcagcttctaataaatatttttaaaaaacagtATTAAATCAATAGGGCAACTATTCTAAAAGGGGGAGAGTATGTAAAACTGGACGGAGGGAGGGAGTActtaattttctttcttcaaatatTCAACAGTCAACGTTCAAATACAAATCTTCTTCTTATGAATTTTGACTGTTTCTTTTTACCAAAGTGCTCTTTTTCCCCAACTTGTATCCCATATATATACACACCCTCCTTAACAAGAATTGgttaaaaaaacatcaaaatttgtaaaaaaaaattacttataaGTCTCTCAAATatccttttttcatatttttatgttacacAAGTTTATAGTCACAATGATTTTTGCTTGGAGACGTAGAAAGGATAAGGGGAAAAAGAAGCTTTCAAAATTGAATTCTTGTAAAGAACTTAAAGTTCCATCTCATTTTCTTTGTCCAATCTCTCTTGATTTAATGAAAGATCCAGTCACATTGTGTACTGGAATTTCGTATGATCGTGAAAACATCGAAAAATGGATCGACACACGTAACACAACGTGCCCCGTCACTAATCAACCTTTGAGAAACTTTGATCTCATACCAAACCATGCCATAAGGAAAATGATTCAAGATTGGTGTGTGGAGAATAAAAATTATGGTATTGAACGAGTTCCAACTCCGAGAATCCCCGTTAGCTCGTGTGAAATATCGGAGATTTGCTCGAGGCTAATGGTTGAAGCTCAACGAGGGAATGAAAAGAAGTGTAAGGAGTTAGTGGGAAGAGTCAGAATTTTAGCAAAGGAGAGCGAACGTAACAAGAAATGCATAGTGGAATGTGGGACCGGTTCAGTTTTTTCAGAATGTTTCGAGATTTTGTCGAATGTTAGTGTAGGAATTTGGGAGGAACTGTTGAAGGACTTGTTGTCTGCATTGACGTGGATGTTCCCAATTGGAGAGGAGGGGAAATCGAAACTCGTGTCATCAACGTCTTTACGTTGCATGGCATGGTTCTTGAAAGGGGAAGATTTATCAGCAAGGCAAAATGCAGTTATAGTCATGAAAGAATTGCTGTATTATGACCAAAGTTGTGCAAATGTCCTTATGGAAATCCAAGATTTGGCTGAATCTTTGTACCAAATGGTGAAAGTACCGATTTGCCCTTCGGCTACGAAAGCTTCACTGATGGTAATTTACTCAATTATTTCATATACATCAAGTGAAAATGTCAACAATATTGTGTCCAAATTTGTCAACATGGGGTTGgtttctttgattcttgaaattcttgtgGATTGTGAAAAGAGCATAACAGAGAAGGCATTGGCTGTTTTGGACATTctttgcaactttcaagaagggAAGCAAAAGGCTTATGAACATGGATTGACAATTGCATTAATAGccaaaaaaatcattaaagtttCAGAAATGACCACTGAATGTTCAATTTCAGTTTTGTGGAAACTTTGcaaaggtggaaataatgagaATTCTGTAATTGAGGCATTGGAATTAGGTGCATTTCAGAAGCTATTGGTGGTATTACAAGTGGGATGTGGTgaaaaaactaaggaaaaagCTACTGAATTGTTGAAATTGATGAATCTTTACAAAGATAGAGTGGATTGCTTTGATGGATCAACTTTCATGTATCTGAAGAAGTCATActgattttactttttgttttgtgGGGAAAGTCAAGAAATCACCTCATAGTGAAATGAAGTTTTTGATgatcggactcttcaaaaatattattatgtgtGTCAAATTCTGCAAAAATTGATCGCCTTTAAAAGATTCATACATACTCAATGATAATTTTTCAAGAGTTTGAATAACATAGGTTGAAACACAATTTTGTAGTACATAGGAAATCAATTTGTGTagataaagaatttttttttaacccCATATACGATTGAAATATGTGATCATTAATTTTCTTTAGTCAATTCATTAGACATTTCAAagtttttcctactttttttttatcagttatttatttCAGCATACGTCCAAAAAGGAAAGGGTTTAAACAGGATGcagaacatttttttttttttttaataacggTGGTATTTGGCCAGCTTGCCCATACATTAATTATTCCATCGTGTATCTGTTATCTTTCACTTAACACGGTATCGGGTAACTTTGCCATCAAAGCTTAGGTAGATCGAAAAAATATCACCGAACATTTTTTGTCTTTCATGGAATTTGAACACTAGTCTTTCCAAGGTTTTCACCACTTCATGGATCACTAAAGTCACATCCTTGAGCCTTTGAGCACTTAGAATGCTGAATATTACACTTCCAAGAAGAATTGGATAGTGAAACAAGTAATGGAACTGAGGGGTAGAATTCTATTGTTTCTCAAATATCACATTGTGATGATTCTCAAGTAACTTGTGAACTCACAAAAAATCGGATTATTGGAGGTAAGCTTTGAGGATCACATCATTGACTTCTCAGTTACAATGTCACCTTGACCTCTTCaatttaatcaattttaatctcTTCAATAGTATGTTCTTAGTGTTCATAAAGTTTTGCAACCCCCTTGACAACATTCACCATAAGTAATTAAAGAGTCGGCTTCAAGCCAATGTTTCTAATACGATGCTCACCATACAGAAAACGTTGTCCTTTTTGCAACTTACCAAATTGCTGCAACTCCAACTTACCacggacatgaccttagatagaagATCATGGAGGACACGAATTAAGGTAGAGGGTCAGTTAGGTAGTTGAGGGTGGAGCGATGTCTTCATGGGCGGAGCTACCTTATATCAAAGGATGATCAGGTGCACACCCTTCGCCGGAAAATTATAGTGTATGTTGACTATATGTTAGCTATTATGAGTGTGTATTTAATTTTGCACACTCTTCGTCAAATTCCTAGTTCCGCCACTGGATATCTTGTTGTACGTAGATATATTCGTTGGTGTCTGTCGTCATACTAGTCGTATTTTTGTAGTTCTTGCTTTTGATATCTAGTTCTTGCTTTTGATATCTAGCATCATATATTATTGTATTTCTATGATCACATTATTAATTTCTATGTTTTCGTCActgttctctttttcttttacttgaatTTGTTGCACTTGAGTCAAGAatctttcggaaacaacctctctacccccatgaggtagtggtatgatctacatgcactctatcctccccagacccacAAACCCACGTAGGATTTCACTGCCTATGTTGTTATTGCTGTCCTTGTTTGCAACTGTCATCTGTgtttagttttgaaatttttacttGGAATTTAGGGGTTGCTTTAAAATGATTTCAGAATCTGCTATTTGTCTTTGAAGGATGATGGTTTCTTTTCGCTAAGTCTGCTCAGTTTATTTTCCTCGAGGACATAGTTCAGCTTAGTTGTTTTGACAGAAACTTCTCCTTCTCACAATCAAAATTGGTGAAGTGAGTGCTTCAGATTTGCCGCATACAATAGACCCTTTGTGGTCCAGCCCTTCCCTGGACCTTGCGCATAGCcagagctttagtgcaccagactgCCGTTTTCATGCTTTAGAGCAAGAAATGGTTGCTTCAGTGAAGATGCCTTGCTTCAGACTTGTTGCTCGCTTCACAACATCGCCTAAAGTTATGAAGTGCTAGTTTTTCATGACACTGACTTTGTCTAAATGGCAAATGACACTGACTTTATTTTCTTTCGAGCAATTTTTAGTTCTACTGAGTGCCTATACATGGTATTTTATGTGAAAGCTGCATTGGCATGACACCGCTCTATTAAAACAATTTATGTAAACGACGTCATAATTCTGTACCAACAATAATACAGAAGACTCATTTCTTAACATCAGGAAGAAAGTCCCTTGCAGGCCTTTCTGTTTCCGAGGTAAGAAATCAGATGGTAAATGTCAATTGATCAGCCGGTAAATTGAAGCCAACAAACAGATCAACCAAACAAATATTAGATCAATTACAATCAAATTCATTTAGAAGTTTAAAACAATGAAAGTTACTCTATCAATTGAAGAACACAACTTTAAGCCAAAAATACTTGAAAAATATTGGTGAAACTGCCAAAACTGAGATGTGATAATAGCCTTTAACTGGAATTACCTCTGTTCCATGAAAGGTAAACTAATAGTAGTAGACTAGTAGTAGTACTCACAAACTTGTTTCAGTGTTGTTCACAGCCATCTTCAAGTTCCAAGCTCTAAAAATAGTACCCACACACTTTCATAAACGGTGCAAACTCTTATCCCTTTGGAAAATAGTCAATCTTTTTGGTAACAAGATCATAAGAGTAGACTTGCTTGAGAGTAAGAGTTAAACTCAAAGAGAAGCTTACCGTCATTCCAAATTCCCAATGGAATTGCCTCATTGGAGAAAGATTCTACAATAAATTTCTTAGTCCAAGAGAATTCATGCACCATCATCTGGATTGACATAGAAACTTATGACATACCTATACAAGTATCACTATCAATGAGAAAGTGAAGTCACGCACAGCTGAAGTTTACAAACTTCCTTATTACTACTGCTACCTACTAGCTATTTTTTGCTGAAATGTTTACAATGATCCAACAATATTTTTTGTGAAGTTCCTCATTCGTCATTCCTCTTgtcaaatctttctatgaaaAATGGCTAATTATATTTGCTTTCTAAAAGTCGAACCATAGGAAATAATGTGAAAGCCTATATGTAAGAAACCGCAAGAGGCTCAAATGATTTTCTGTTGACTGATCCGCTATTATATCCTAAACAGTTCTGAATTGCTCTGATTTTCAAGctcaattgtttttttttttttttttttttttttgtgtgtgtgtgtgggggggggggggggggggggggggggggggggtgggggcaGGATTTAGCGAAATTGTATGTTCTCCGCTTTCACAATTTCTCAGCAGCTACCTTTTACATGTCAACTTTGAAAAAAAGCTTCAAAGGGCGTCTTTGCCTTCTAATCAAACCAACATCTAGAGGAGTCAAACATGCTACATCTTATAATGTGAGCTGCCAGATACACAAGGGTAATTAATAACTGTACAACATACCAAATGACAATATTGCAGTAAAATTAAGGTAgtaaacatgaataaaatattgaattatatcGAGTGATAATATAAAGTTGAAACTTGCAAGCTCAAAATGATTAACATCAAGAAAGAAACGGCAAAAATACCGGCAATATCAGACTTCAAATCTCTAGAGTCAACTTATCTGCCCTCCACAGATTCTAGGCTTTCGACATAATTTATGACTTTAAACCTACCCATTAAACTTCTCCTTCGAAAGCAATAAATTTCTTCTGTAAACGCATTGTATGATACGAGTTCAGGTGACAACCCACCCGGGTTGGCAAAAAGTAGTTCAACGTCCCTCCATGATCCAACAGGTTGTGCTAACGTAGAGAAGGGTAAAAAATCAAACTGCTTAGTCCAAGACTCAGTTTCACCTTGTCGTTCATTCATCACCCATACCTCATAATGGTCCACATCTACACCATTCCCATAATCAATTATCATAGAAAGACAATCCTTTAGTACCATGAGCTTCACCATAGTGAATTTCGTAACAATGTCGTGATTAGGCAGCTTAACCCTTCCAAACACTCGCTTACACAAATCAAAACAAGTAATCACATTCAATCCATCATCATCACTACACGACATCCAATACAAACAACCATTAACACTCACCGCAGACCCACCCTTGGGTACCAAACCACAAAGAAAATCACCATCCATCTCCTCCCAAGTATCCAAACTCATCGTATAAACCCAAACCTTTGTGTCCCTCTCGTCTTTCCTTCTACACGACGATACCTTAACAACATTATAATCATCCTTCTCAGGAACGTAACCAAACATTATATACGGGAAAAACGGATCCGAATAAAACGAAACACAATCAGGCAGTTCTAGAAACCTATACTTCCTCGTCGCAGGATTCCACAACACAATACTCGAACTCCTGTTAAAATGTACACACAAAATTCCATTACACGAACCCACAACACGCACTTCATCATCAGCACTACACGGAAATGGCAAATCAACAGCGTCCACAACAACAGACAACGATTCAAGCTCAGCCAAATCCACATCTACGATTCGGTCAATTTCAAAATCTGCCAGTCTCGGGGCGAGAGTAAAGAAGGATATAGTCGGTATGTCTCTGCGACCGCGATCACTTATACGGAGAAGTTTTTCGTGCACAGGTTGTTGACGGTGTAATTGAATGAAATCACGGGATGTGATGAAAGAGTGCCATGACTTGGAGACTGTTTGGAAGCGTAAGAGTGCTTTCACCGGAAGACGTAAGAGGATTTCGACAATTTCATCTCCAGAGAGAGAGCAATTCCCTAATTTCGCAATTTCATCGTTCATCGGAAACAGGCGGAATTGGTTTGCCGATCGATAGGAAAAACCTAAAGTAGGGTTTTGATTTAGTCCCAAATGGGAAAATAAGATCGACCATTCACTCTCTGTAGCCCATATTAAGGGTACGTTTATATTAGTGTTTGATttgatctattgaaaataatatcttatataatttattctcttcttgttttaaattatttgtttcaaAGTGAGATTATacagttattaaaaaaataataattaataatataattttatcattttacctCTATTAATTgtctcatgttattagtttcaaTATTAACATAGTTATTATATGACTGATACCAAAATACTTTTTGCATGAATAATTAGGATTATAGAgtctttgtaatattttttaagatttgATAATTTAATGCTAGTAACAAGAAGTAATCAATTACTAAgggtataatgaaaaaaaaattattttgtcttgattaatgagaaatcaaattaaaaaatttgagacgaATAACTTGAGACGAAAGGAGCATAAAAAAATACTTGTTTACAAAAAAAACACCCTAATAACAAAACATCCCAATCAAAGCCATATAAGTCTAAATATAGTGTTTAAATCTACGTGATATACATCTAAATATAATGTTTAAATCTACTTTCTTTCAacagataaaaaaattaataaatcatcATTAGGCTCCTTCTTTGCGGTCGTTTGATTGggaaaaagttattttgaaataattaattttgaacttatcccactatatatatgaaataacttatccCTTCACTATgatataaatggtgggataaataatcccGATACTAACTAATATCTCACACTAAACAGGAGATAAAATACTCCTTCATTATATTCCAAaactatttatcccttatacctcaaATCAATCAATCTCTTTGGTTTTGGGATAACTTTTATTACCCCTTAATTCCGTATTTAGTTACAAAAGTGTAGAATAACTTATCTCAAGATTAATAATTAGTACTACGATAAGTTTCCTACCTcgggtgtcacacccctttttttcaactccaaagattcatttttaagtttcgaaagagttttattattaaagtgacaaaatgaatgtaacgcctcgagatcccatcccgagacgtcacacggtgcttatgaccccgaaggaccacagctaaccctttactgacatctgtacctttatactgcataatatcgaaaataaatgtggaaactagccataaggttcaatacatctatgaatactcataatacagaaaactgaatactaatacgtccgtctgaaaagcctccaaactgtctgaactgtggagttgatgggacatgtccctaactaactccgtcaactgaaaataaacaaagtctgaaacaataatagtaaactgagactcgtcctcaaaagaagagaactcactgctgctgctgctgacTGGGAGTGAACTGTTGAGGATACGTTGGATcccgtgcctctgaacctatggtgtcaaataaaacaccatagcgcaaatgcgttagtatatgaatgtactaagtatgtagacggggtaggctaatgcaagggttcatgcatgcacaatatctaaactgaataatcatgaaaatgccacATGAGAACACACACAtaaatgcacagaacatgaacacaatcatcgcaacactagatactgaaactcgaataccactttactgcagactgaacttactactgacactgagatactgaatcactgactcatctgatactgataactgaggatcttgatgtgcttacatcaaggactgaactttgagcttactgctttcgactgacagaattaAAGATCAACTTTGCTAACATATTATTTCggaagcgattatcaatgataagaagtatgatcatgttcgaatctaacaacaagaatactcaataaaataaaagatctgaaatggagatcaagcctatctgacgggagatctctagatatgataataagaatactcaacatggtctgagactgagattaaacctatctgatgggagatctctagatatgataataagcatctgtatatgagaccaagcctatctgacgggatagtccatgaatcaatggaactatctgagttctttatagagatggatgactgtatctgacagtcctgatttctaaagatagatactgaaactgcaactatgggaagtagttacttaactgacataccccaacctaccacaggtggggtccaacctgtgaccccagctggaagggtgtcaataccgtgccacgggtaaagacctctctggtcaagcctcattgacgggatgaccctcgcaggaagtcggcCTAAGGagatataatagtcaaacctctctgacgaTGACAACCTCTACTGACGGGATACTCCtgcatcctgtgctggctacgcagttctggagttcagggattgctcctaacgacttgGCCTCTCTAATGGgagagccgccatcccttccctcgctcggtgctcgcttctactcccaactgaaagactctgaactgaaatcttaactgaacataactgaactgaatctgatactgatcatgtttctcaaaagatttgACTGACGAtgtagagcttgaatagattactcgaatcacttttgagattaaaattgaatcacttgaatactattagatctgagctgattataggactgaggctcgattactagcgatacagagattacaaagataactgagattactgagctttcttaagttctgcacttttCTGAAGATACAAATttctatagttcactaagttttgagaattatgGCTCGACTGgagttatcgagaaactgacacgggctctagacaacagctttattgtcgggtataaatacccccaagactcgataacgtaaaagtaaagcataatcattcattcatcatcataatcattcatgtattatcacaatcattcatgcatcatcacaagcgttcattaagacatcacctcaagcatttaaggattgCAAACCTctattcatcaccacaattactACAGagtcacttcaagcatttagaaatcatcaacatatactagcgtAGAGAAAACATgatattagattataccccattcaagaaggtcttacatcaagtacttcatacctatattagTCTTGACACCTGTTTGGgtatcacatggcttggggaaacttcatactatcatgtcacaacttatttactaaccacttgacatgtataaaaaatttagcatatatcaaagagcacataatcggggaatttactactatcatatctcgacttgttcactagggtttttcaacaaccactagacatgaccgatttttacacctacttggggatttcatgctatcttggcatatttcactcactaaggcattttatcaaacactaggcatgcatggactagctcataatttggagttttacattcaacatactataatggctcttatgtttcacctaagctctttatcaaatcTATGGGGAACATtcttcgcttattcaaccatttctatacccaaaagtcatgaacacatcatatggaaaaacaacttcaagagggtctatcacaatcatcacatgaattccacatactagggtcaaagctcataaattttgtaggcacacataaatcaaaactcaacaacacattaaacaccaatttcaactgatacaaatcattaacaactcataaacataaaaatcttttagttttaaaaagggttcttgagcttcttggatgaaagggacccaagaatcaacgtctacataccttaacctttgaaattggatgaatcctaatacttgagactctatccgcacttgtaataaataatccttgaagcccacactatgaggaacttgattcttgaagaaaccttgaggaatttatggatgatttttttgaaggattaaggttcttgataaaaccctagatagatattcttgagagaattggaagagaaaaatgatgaatttaggatttgaatgagggttctcatatttatagaggctcacaaAAGGtggaaaatgatcaaaatatccttgcaaaacgtctctaaattgctgaaaaaaatagctgacgacatccgtgacaggccgtagacccgtgataggccgtcacaaaatatcgtcaaaaAAAGgtcgaattttttattttttgcctaaggctgacgacatcatcagaaatgttgtcagaaatgtgacaggccgtcagaaacgtcgtcacccttttccagattgatatgctggagtaaaatgggaataactttttgctctgataccatttttgacgaaattggtatcgttggaaagataattcaaatagattttatttgatatatagtaggtcctctaattcgatatatacaaggagtaatggtcgattgaatttgacccaaattttgacgatcactaaaacttgaacgataggaaagttttcaactcgaccacgagttaggggacctctatgatcttaattcatgctcaaatagattcccacacgatttaaagtatttcatacttggaaggatatttctgaaatattttgACTCGGATTTTCTCTTTACCAAATACGATCTAAGAGTTAGaatggaagaggattttgcggggcattacaatgaAGATTTGTTCAGAAAAAAGATtatgtttacattcaaaactcaaagtcgccacttgatataattcggtgtgccaagacACATTTGGACAAttcttttcaaattaatttgactctttaaaactgatttgcgaacagagattccagctaattCTGTTGACCGATGGAAatgtgttaggcatccctcgatcccgtggttcaaccatggTCGGTTGGTGGagaatatcggctaatttgacactacgaatgtataaaccacataaacatacaaaacaatcaatcaaaccaacaaaacaaaacaaatccaaaatcataacatccagtccaattattacaaatcggaacagaaaaatacaaaaaaaaatataaatcctattctaaactagtcctaggCTACACtccatgctttacccgatgcctcgagaCTTCATCACGATCATCTTCTGCCAATatagtacgtcggggcattctctggtgaataaatataaatacctCGGGGTATTTctcggccaaatgaatacacttttcaaatgcggtaaacaagacattcaacaaatatttcaaacatttcaacaatccaccaattctaaatttgcctacccagcctaatgtttgcctacccgctcgacgacatatcacattcaacatcaacaatgaatcaaaataccataatattcacttttatcaatttcgaTTCCCGCCCccaactttatttttatcaatcaatgattaacacatgcttcaattatcaattcacttttcaacattcaaatccaacatcaacaacatagaCATAACGACAATTAAAGCATGGTAATCATACGACTTTCACATCAATGACATCAAACATCCACCAAATCATCTAATCTCAAAAATAGCAAATTCAACAAATTAcgataaaaaaagagagaatggagtaaagaaatggaccttccgATAATCAATTTCGGTTGATAATGATATTAAAGAAGCTCCGGATTAAAACCCCAATTAGAAGACCTCGAAAGTGTACATGATCCAACTCGGTATCGAATATTGAAGTCAAAACTGCGAACGAATAACCCGATTGGAACGAACAGAAATCAAATCCCAATTCAATACGAGTGACCAGAGCATCCAAAATAGAAATCGCAATAAAAAGCCAAACTCAAAAGAGCTAAATCTGTCGAAGAGCAACAAATTTAGGAGTATTTAAAGCTTTCCATCCAGATCCGTCtgataattaaagaaaaatggagAGAAACCAATTCCGGCAAAGTTTTGGCCAGAAAATATCGAAGGAGACGATCGAAATTCCCTTAGACCCTCTTCATTCTCTGTCCCGATGTGCGTGTGTGTATGTTTGTTGTTGTGCAGGTGCGTATTTCCTGTCTGAGAAGAGAAGAACAGAAAAATAGCATCAATTGTgctcttcttttcttctctctcgtTGTACCTCTCTCTCTATagctctctcttttctctctattcatTTCTCTCCATCAATTTGCTCCATTTTTATGTGTGTGTGCGGATTAATGTGCAGATGTGTGTATGTGCCGATTTGTGGATAAAGAAAGAAGAGATGGAGTCCTCTCTTCTCTATTACTGTGTGTGCCTAtatattccattcaagaatgGAAATTGATGATTAATCATGTGGCCCTCCCCCCCTTTTTGTAGTGTGTCtgcttatcttttttttctttgtggacaagaaatgtGAGGAGGGGGTCACGTGGGTAGGTAGCATAGGAGGGTATTGGGTGGTGATGTGTCCTtttttaattggagaggttgttgggatgtttaaaagaagataaaatttgttaggatttgttaaatgggataaaaataaaaatcaatcaatcaatcaataaataaaatgatgaggtgattatt
Proteins encoded:
- the LOC107849619 gene encoding U-box domain-containing protein 21-like yields the protein MLHKFIVTMIFAWRRRKDKGKKKLSKLNSCKELKVPSHFLCPISLDLMKDPVTLCTGISYDRENIEKWIDTRNTTCPVTNQPLRNFDLIPNHAIRKMIQDWCVENKNYGIERVPTPRIPVSSCEISEICSRLMVEAQRGNEKKCKELVGRVRILAKESERNKKCIVECGTGSVFSECFEILSNVSVGIWEELLKDLLSALTWMFPIGEEGKSKLVSSTSLRCMAWFLKGEDLSARQNAVIVMKELLYYDQSCANVLMEIQDLAESLYQMVKVPICPSATKASLMVIYSIISYTSSENVNNIVSKFVNMGLVSLILEILVDCEKSITEKALAVLDILCNFQEGKQKAYEHGLTIALIAKKIIKVSEMTTECSISVLWKLCKGGNNENSVIEALELGAFQKLLVVLQVGCGEKTKEKATELLKLMNLYKDRVDCFDGSTFMYLKKSY
- the LOC107851433 gene encoding F-box/kelch-repeat protein At3g23880, with amino-acid sequence MNDEIAKLGNCSLSGDEIVEILLRLPVKALLRFQTVSKSWHSFITSRDFIQLHRQQPVHEKLLRISDRGRRDIPTISFFTLAPRLADFEIDRIVDVDLAELESLSVVVDAVDLPFPCSADDEVRVVGSCNGILCVHFNRSSSIVLWNPATRKYRFLELPDCVSFYSDPFFPYIMFGYVPEKDDYNVVKVSSCRRKDERDTKVWVYTMSLDTWEEMDGDFLCGLVPKGGSAVSVNGCLYWMSCSDDDGLNVITCFDLCKRVFGRVKLPNHDIVTKFTMVKLMVLKDCLSMIIDYGNGVDVDHYEVWVMNERQGETESWTKQFDFLPFSTLAQPVGSWRDVELLFANPGGLSPELVSYNAFTEEIYCFRRRSLMGRFKVINYVESLESVEGR